The genomic window TCATAGATATAATTACTCTTTATTAAATTTTCAATTGATCTATCTGCTCTTTCTAGTTCTTCCTCCATTATGCTTAAGTAAACCTCATCAAATTTTGATCTCTTTTCTTTTTTATAAATTCTATTTTTGAAATCTAATATTTCATTTTTACGTGTTTTATATGTTTGTATCCATGTAAGCCATCCTATTCTTGGATTCATATATTTAGTTACATTAAATCCTCTACTCTTTTTATGAAGCTCCGCTAACTTTAAAGTAGCAAGCCTTGTATCTAAAGGATTATCATAATTGGAAACTCTTGCATTAAGCCACTCAGTTAAATAAGCATAGTTTTCTCCAAGTTTTACATATTCACAATTATCATTAGTCTTAATTAACTCTAAAATATTTTCAAATCCATTTTCCCTTAAATGTTTCATCGCACTGATTATAAAAAGGAAGTGTCCAAAATCATATCTTATAACTTTAAGACAGAACTGATTGTTCCCAGAGCTGATTTTATATACATTTTTTATTTTTTCTATAAAATCAACATCTAAATTATATTCGTTTTCCACTAACCTTTTTACTTCATCCGCATTCAAGTAGCACTCCTCCAAAAACTTTTTCTCTTTTTATTATATGAATATATTTTTAGTGTGTGAATATCACATTTTCACATGATACTTAATATTTATAATATATATGGACTTTTTAAGGAGAGGATGAAATGAAAGTTGCAATTGATGCTAGAGGTATCAATTGGTATAGTGGTACTGGAATTGGTACTTATACAGAAAATATTGTAAAGAATTTAATGAATATATATAATAATGATCATTTTAGGCTTTATTGGTCCGGCCAAACGTTTGAAGCCTTCAAAAAGGAGAATTCTGACATAGTTATGACATCTAGTAAACATCATAGATTTTTTGAGCAAACCTATTTCCCATATGATTTAAAAAGAGAAAATATAGATATATATCATGTACCTCAAAATGGAATAGGCTTAAGCGAAGAAGTTACTTGTAAAAAAGTAATCACCA from Clostridium sp. MB40-C1 includes these protein-coding regions:
- a CDS encoding CotS family spore coat protein translates to MNADEVKRLVENEYNLDVDFIEKIKNVYKISSGNNQFCLKVIRYDFGHFLFIISAMKHLRENGFENILELIKTNDNCEYVKLGENYAYLTEWLNARVSNYDNPLDTRLATLKLAELHKKSRGFNVTKYMNPRIGWLTWIQTYKTRKNEILDFKNRIYKKEKRSKFDEVYLSIMEEELERADRSIENLIKSNYIYEMKEEMKNKGFCHHDYANHNVLIDNNNNVNVIDFDYCILDTYMHDLSSLLIRRMKYGKWTRENATEIIETYNAINCVKVNHIPVIKAFMEFPQDYWQRGIQYYWEKKNWGEEFFLNKLQKYIEDREEKQEFITLFKWRG